Below is a genomic region from Balaenoptera ricei isolate mBalRic1 chromosome 3, mBalRic1.hap2, whole genome shotgun sequence.
CTCCAACTCTACTGTCTTTGTGGGCATCATTTCCCTCTATCTTTCAAATGCCTGAACTATTCATTACACCTGCAAGGCATTCACCTCCACCAGGACATTTCCCCCAGATTACTTCTGGTAAAATCTTCAGCAATCAGACCCCCGTTGTATACTAGGAACCACCAGTACTCCATATACCACTAATCATGGCTTCCTCATTTCTTACAAAGCAGTAAGTGCCCCATCATACCTGTTTTCTTGTGCTAGCTCAGGTCCTCCAAAGAGCCGACAAGATGGCAGTAGACAGTCAAAGAAATTTATTGGACAAAATGCTTATGAAGGGAAATGGTGAGGGAGCCAGAAAAAGCTGATGTAGTTCTAGAGTCATCCTGTAATTTGAGGCCTTCTATAACTAGGAACCCAGGATTTGTGTCCCTCTTTAACCATTAAATCCCCTATTTATTCTCTAGGCATTTAGAGAATATTATTCTCTAGATATTTAAGAGTACAaattagtttattcattcaaaagCATTCAATGGGCAGCCTTTGCATCGCAAGCATTTTTCAGGGGCTtgttaaaagtatataaaagcTACCCTGCATGTAAACAGTTtctaaaatacatgtttttattaataaattccACTTTCTTGTAGattgtttaaaatacaaaaaaaaaatttaagatttttgaaATGTTAAGATGAATTTATGTTTTTATGCAGTTGAATTaagtgaagaaaagaataaagaactgATAGAGAAAAAGGAGGTGGAAATTTCAGAGTTAAATGCAAAGTTAAGAactcaagaaaaggaaaaacaaaatgaaataatcaaaCTACAGCTAGAGGTAAGTGTTTAAGGCTCTGCTAAATTTGAGGATGCATCCCTTAGTCTAGGCCATACTTCGGTTATTTGTCATCAGAGTGAGATAAATTTCAGGATTAGAAACAACCCTGTGAGAGGGCTTCACACATGCTCATTCTTCATCCATCACATGCAATGCTTAAACCTTGTACAATACAACTGTTAGCTACACTGCCTTTCAGCACTTGGCCTCAAGGTGGGACTCTTCAGTCATTCAAAAGGTCCTGGTTTCCAGAGAGGGTATTTTCCTCTGACAGCAGACACAGATAACTCATATTACCTGCATTTTACAGCTGAGTCTATGCAGCCTTTTAGGACTACCATTCCAGCTGTGGGGAGAGTGCTTCTAATCCTTAACATTACTCTCTCCTCAGCAGAAATTGTGGAACCCTGGTGAACTAActggaaatttctttttctttatttaaaataaaaagagactaATTTGTtcctaataaatatgtaaaaataaagaggcagacaaaccagatttttttaaagggacttTAAGTAGGGCATCTCAAAGGCTGAGGTTCCGGTTCTTGGGTCAAAAGCCTTCTCAGTTGGTTGCTTAATCAGGTGTCAGAATCTCAAAGACATTGATATTTTGACAATATATTTGCCGTTTACATTTTTGTCTAGATCCTTCTAATCTCCCTTTCCATCATTCTTCCCTCAGCTTGACTCTCACTTTACCTTACGTCGTTAGAATTCACCTACTTAGTTAAGATAACCTAGTTTTCATGTTCTTTAAAGTTTGGTATCCTGAGGTGCTTGGTGAGATACAGTGTTGAAGATTCTATAATTATTGAGCAAAAGGGGACTGATGTTGACTTTCGAGGCTCTTTGCTGCTGTTCCTGCCTTCTGGTCAAGTGTACCCACAAACCACAGTGAGGGATGGATGGCCAACTGAGATACAGTAGACTGTGTTTCAAGATTGGCTATCAACTTCTAATCCACTGATTGGGAATGTGCATTTTGTTTGCCATCGTGGCCCTGTCACTGGTCTAGCCCAAGTTTGTTGTTTGATATACAGAACTCTTTGCTATTTATCTTCATTATAACTATCCATTTCTCTCCCCAAACCAGAACACAATCTCACAGTTTATTCTTAGTTCACAGTGAGGCTACACTAAAGTCAACCTGAAGGAAAAATTGTAATGGAAGATTTTGCAAAAAATATGACTGTAACAATGGCCCATGAGAATGTTTTTAACCCAATTCACTTTAATGCCAAACCAGCAAGAGTTCAaactaaatcaataaaatcatatCCAAATTCTACTATTTAGCCTCAAAGTTTCTGCAGAAGGGTATATGTTTTTCTCCCATGACTGTGATTATACTACATATTCTTTACAAAGTACCCTCAtagtaacatgaaaatatttttatttatcttttaagttAACTAGATTCTCAACCCTAATTTACTAGATTCTTAATCCTCCATGATAGAATCAACTGATgtcttgagaaaaaaatgatgctGACCCCACCCCAGAGTTTCTAAGGTAGTGTCCAGgtatttggttctttaaaaaatctccccaggtaattttaaaatgcagccaGGGTTAATCTTGTTTGGGTATTCCTTGTTCTTTCTTAAAGACTTTTCTATCTTCTGTTATACAGTGAATACACTTGAATTACAGATATGTCTAAGGATACAATGgattatacttatatttatagAAACAGTTGTTTCTAATTGTTTAACTAGAATGTTCTcaactttctttttaaacttgatTCAGTTTGATGCCAAACTAGCAAGAGTTCAAACTAAGTCAAAATCATATCCAGATTCTACGGTTTTGCCACACAGTATCTACAGAAGGGTATGTGAGTTTTTCTTCCACAGctgttgcttaaaaaaaattaattctcttAGTGTGTTTCCATAAAGGTTATATTTACTAACAACATACTTAAcagttttccttaaaatatatcaCACAATCAGAAAGATATTAgatttttaataatctttataAGTCTCTTTCAATTTAAATTAGTAAATCTTAGTAGTAAATTAAAACATTAGAGAAGTCCTCTGACTCTTTGGACCATCTAAGGAATTCCATAATGTACTTTGAACTAAGGCTGACTTACTATTCTGAAGTTATTTAGGTACTCAGCAGATTTCTTCTTGTTCAACTCCTTTATTTATGGTTTATAATTTCAAGCTATATAGGGAGAAGGGAACAAACTAAAACAAATGGTGCTGATGTGTGTTTTTGTATCCTTGTACCAGTTTTACCCCATTAAATCccacaaaagcaaaattatagaCCTTTCAAAATATGGTATCTTTTTTAATACCTACTTCTACTTAAACCAGAAGCatagtttttgctgttgttttgttgttcCTTGTACTTAATCTTATTATTTATGAACTGCAATAACAAAATCTTTCTGCTCTATTTAGAAGCTTCAGCatcttcaagaagaaaaaaacaaggagATTGCAATTCTTCGTAATACCATTCACGATTTAGAGCAACGCCTCTCTGTTAGCAAAGATTCTCAATTTAAACTTGCTGGCAAAGATTATCACTTTAAGCGTAGACGGTTTTGAGTATGGAAGTAAATTCATTAGTtgctatttaatttctttaaaagcaatTGAAAATTCACTTCTATTGTCAATATAACATACTACCTAagtaattacaatgaaaacaaaaagacagctttAAACTTCATTGAGTTTATTTAAACAAATGCACACTTTTGCCAATCGTGTTCTGCACTCTTGCTTAATAGTATTAACCATAAAAAAGTTCAGGTTTATAGGACTTAGTTTACCTATTGAACCATCATTGACTATGGAAATACTTTCTAAGCAATCAAGAGATAGACAACATTCTTTTATCGTTTCCCATCTATCTTTCAAGACTGGCAATCTTAAATTTTAAAGAGTACGATACAATGCCAGATAAAGAAAGCAAGATATAAAGACTTAATTCATATGTGATAGTAAAAATCAAGATATGAGTCTTGgatgtaaaaaaaaagtataaatggaTATCTAAAATGTAATCATAGCAAAATATTCATGTATGAGTATTTCTGGATCTGAAAAGACAGAAATCACTTCTTTCTTTAAAGGTTTAATTTGTTAAAAAACGTAAGattaaaaagacaaagataatATTGTTTgagaaataagtaaagaaaaaaatggaaaacatgtcTTTGTCGTTCTTCCTCCACTCTAAGCTGCCGACTATCCAACAGAAACCCCTAGGTCATAGTTTATGTTTCTGTTCTCATTAATGCAAGTAGAAtgctggagaaagaaaaagaaaaacatattaacCAAATGCTGCAACCACCTTTCAGTTGCCCTGTAATAAAAATATGGTTGGGGTCAAAATTTtttgacttaaattttaaaatgtggaagcCAATTTCTCCATGTTTACACAAATCCAATTCCTACTTTTGGATCACTATTAATTAGGTAGCCTATAAAAATGCTGGAAATGTAATTGTCTAGACTGATTTAGGCAGTATATccgattttaaatatttaatttgaaggtcattttcacatttctgccttcttttctcaGCTTCATTTGGTGCTGGCTTCTGTAGGGTTGAGCTGCTGACTTGCCTGGCAGGCAGCTGGAGGCAAACGTCACTGTCAAGATTCAGTGACGTGCTCCTCTGCCAGAAGGCCCTGTCAGCTACATAAAGAGGGGAGGTTTTCTTTACACTGTCAGGTGACTGCAGACCCTGTTTTTTCAAATATCAGATGTCGGCAGTGTCAGCATCAGCTACTCAGAGCTGATTCTGAatctttgggaaattttcagcgtAACTGATTTATGCATCCCCTTCGTCAGAGCTTCTTTTGCGGAAGAGAAAGTTGTAATGTATCTCAGTTCTCTGAGTGCCCCTGTCTTTGGTGACCCCGGTGCCTATGGTGGCGATGAAGACCTGAAGGAGGGGGATGCTCCGGGTTATCTGGTGCTTCTGGTTTTGGATACTCTGAAAGATGACCGTCCTcaagatggtgatggtgatggggatggtgatggggatggggatggggatggggatgaggCTGTGGAGCCTCGGTTGTTTTTTCCTCAGTAGCCAAAGATACATTTTTACAGAAGCCTTCATCTTCCAGTGTCTggaataaatttataaatcacTTATCAACAAATTTATAGATTTAGCAGGAATGCGTGAAAAAATGATTTGTAAAGGTAACATATATGAAATTCAAACTGGTTAATTAGGATTGAACTGGCTTTGTTTTTCCAGCATcatattaatgagaaaaaaaattgatgtcaGTCTCAATACCTAGACTTTTTATTAAACTTTGGTTCCCATCCATACCTAATTATAAACTGCTTCTTGTGCAAAGTTTGCATTTAACCAAAGAACCCTCAAGCATTTTGCAAACGAATTAACATTAAGGTTTTGAAAATAGATAAAAAAGGATGTAATACAATTAAAGTTTTAACAATTCACCTAAGCTTCTATACTAGTTAAATCAACAGCAGaattccaattttctttttcttatcaagagcatttcctaaatttttaagaattctgAGGAAGCATTTGAGAGATACATAAGGCTTAAAAAGAAAGCCAGACCACTATATTTATATCTGCAGAAGCAAAACTTAATAAGCTGGTTAGAAGAACTTAGGATTGATTGCAGTAAAGTCAAATATCAAATCCTAAAATCAGTTCACCTATATGGAACACCTGTGTCAACAAGGCATCAAATCTAATATTATATTCTGAAACAAACTAATTCCTCTTTGATAATTCAAAAATGccaataaaataaactttgctCAAAATCAATAGATTTTTATACCTCGGCTTTTGCCAGGAAATGTTTTGAACTTCATCAAAGCTTTGTTAATGTGTTTCTACTGTACTGCTGTCTGCTGAAAGTAGCAAATcactgcccatttttgattgagCATAATATTCCACTCTGCATGAATCTAGTTCTTTAATTTGCTGAAAGtctttcttcattgttttctgtGCCCACAAATCATAGGGTCAAAGCTTATAGATATGACAATGTAATATTAAACCTCAAactaaaattatttgtaaataaatttacaaaatcgACTTTAGCGACCAAACACTCACTAAGTGATATGATTTGGTATTTTGAAGATTTTGAAAAGTTATAAATTCCACTGGATTTTAGCATACAACTAATAAATGGtacattttttggttgtttctgaATTACTTTTGAGAACTTAATAgtgtttaattaaaaacataaacaatTAGATATATGTATTGGTTCCAAAAAACCAATTActatatttcattgattctacaatgtatatttttcacattttaatatctttaaaatttgaaTGCATCCTACTATTGATAGTGTTATAGTATTGTATCCTACTCTAACTGACAGCAGTTTTTAATAACACATAAATAATGTGTCATATAATTGGCGGCATCTAGGatgcaatgaaatagaaaaactcCAATTTGATTTGACATATCAGATAATACgatatattatttctatttacagATGTTTGTAAACTTTACACATGTTATGAGAATTGTTTCTGCCTTTGTTTCAATATACCTAGGTATATTTACAACTATTAGGCATTTGTGAAAAtgcaaaatactgaaaaaaagtcCCAAAATATGAGGAATCAATATTGCTGACATTCATTAAGCACTTAGTATAAGTTAGACATTGAGTTAATACTTCGTTTGCATtacttcagtctcctcatctgtaaaagcagTAAAATAACCCTCACGgtattattatgaagattaaaatgtgaaaaatgacatAACTAGAGTAATTAAACTGTTCAGCTTCTTAACAACTTAAGTGATTCATTAAAATTTGAATGGCTTTCTTTAGAGttgggaaaaatataaaggaagcaGAGCttcctttattttagaaataaaaattcaaaattgtttttaaacctGAGTTCGAATTTTGCCCACTTGCTCTGTCAAGGAAACACTGTTtggaattattttccttctcaattTGAGAGGAAAAGAAGTTTAGTTAATATAAGTTAAAATCAATTCCTTGTGTATCTTTTTTATAAACCACTTGTAAGTATAGTGTCTCTCATGACAAGGAATAAATATTCTCATGGTTGTTAAGAAAGAAATATCAGTAATGAGTAAAAAAGTTATTCCATTGTTAAATAAATGCAGTAATTCCAAGTGCACTGTGTAAGGTCTTCACAGAAAAGCTGACAGTTTTACATTCTTGGTAAATTAAGTAGTTATCTGGGCCCCAATTCCACTTCAGGTAATGCCATGGATAATCTTTGCTATCACTATGCTCTTATATGAGCACATTCAGAATATTGCAATAATGTATTTTATGTTGGCTGAATTCTTTAAGCACTTATATTCATGCAATATCATTCGGTGTTAATTGAAATACGTAATCTAcgttgattttttgttttctaaacttCTGCTAGATAAAAGCAGCAATATGGATCTTGAAAAGACGTTTCAAAGTATATGTTACATAAAAGGAAGCATatgtaattatattaataaaaattactgTTGTAGTTTATTTTTAGTATACCAACAGAAACATTGACTAGCTAATTAGTCATGAAACACTAACTTATTTAAATAGTTCTTAAAAGATTTCCTCTTTTCTCCAagtaaaaataattgagaaaaataCCTTGAGAGAGCAGTTTCCACATTTACTTTCACAGTAAACAGTCTTAATGGAGTCTTCTACATGTGAGGAAGTTAGGAAGGAATAAGGCAAACCAAGATGATATACAAGGCGGccacatctgaaaaaaataacaaagtcaTTACAATATTTTCTGTATCATGATCCTACTCATGCACCATCTGGGATAGGTATTGTAGGTTCAATGGTCTTATAACTAAGACCCTTTCATAACTTCAGTAAATTTCCTTGAATGGGGTCTCAAACGACCTCCCTGGCACTGCATACCAGGTCAGGTCATGACAAGACTATAGTGAGTCTGATTttgaaatgtgaaatagatatgTCACAACAAATAATGTCAAAACTATGCAGTCTAGTTATTGTGACTTGGTCAAATACAATTTTGTAATTGACTTGTAAATTCTATCAATGCTCAAACCACTGACATCATAAATTGGGCTCTGCAAATCACACGATCCTTTCATAACTGCTAAAGCAGCACAAATTCCACACAATAAGAAATCACAGCATAACAAAAAGATCCTCAAGTCTTGGCCAGTAgcccactgatttaaaaaaatatctgatgCAACAAAAATTTCAGTAcagtgaaagaaatggaaatacaacactTGACATTTTCAGAAATAGTGGAGATGAAATGTCCTTCTTACCCCTATTTTACCctgtatatacaattttatatgaCTATCAAAGGGTTACACTTTGCAACAGAATAAGAAGTTTGCAAGCCTAAAAGAATAAcatgtaatattaaaaatattt
It encodes:
- the CCDC152 gene encoding coiled-coil domain-containing protein 152 isoform X2, which gives rise to MIETSGKNNILDMQLEKANCLLKVMQTKEVAIKEECATLHNMIKGLQQTIDYQHNLKGENEQLKRNADLMKEKLKTHEQEYKNSIAKLMSEMKIKEEEHKTEITKLYQDMQKKVELSEEKNKELIEKKEVEISELNAKLRTQEKEKQNEIIKLQLEFDAKLARVQTKSKSYPDSTVLPHSIYRRKLQHLQEEKNKEIAILRNTIHDLEQRLSVSKDSQFKLAGKDYHFKRRRF
- the SELENOP gene encoding selenoprotein P, whose product is MWRGLGLALALCLLPTGGTESQGQSSFCKQPPAWSIKDQDPMLNSYGSVTVVALLQASUYLCILQASRLEDLRVKLEKEGYSNISYVVVNHQGISSRLKYVHLKNKVSEHIPVYQQEENQTDVWTLLNGTKDDFFIYDRCGRLVYHLGLPYSFLTSSHVEDSIKTVYCESKCGNCSLKTLEDEGFCKNVSLATEEKTTEAPQPHPHPHPHPHHHPHHHHHLEDGHLSEYPKPEAPDNPEHPPPSGLHRHHRHRGHQRQGHSENUDTLQLSLPQKKLURRGCINQLRUKFPKDSESALSSUCUHCRHLIFEKTGSAVTUQCKENLPSLCSUQGLLAEEHVTESUQURLPPAACQASQQLNPTEASTKUSUEKKAEMUKUPSN